A portion of the Vicinamibacteria bacterium genome contains these proteins:
- a CDS encoding DUF58 domain-containing protein translates to MIPRPRLILAVAFVGVVFVAGVWVEWLLTVGLLANGLVGLVALVDYARTRRPHLIAIDRDVSEVLSVGAPNRVVLRLTNRSSSPLLVELTDEPPSPCRMEGLPTKAELPPRREVEVSYHLIPARRGPNRFDFVHFRYQSPIGLWTRVVKRALVAEVRIYPDIRTVRRFDLLARRNRLAEMGLKVWRLRGREGEFERLREYRREDEMRQIDWRATAKHGKLISREYTTERNQNVVLLLDCGRTMLNETEGISHLDRALNAAIILSYIALGQGDNISLVAFSNRIERLVGPVRGKAAVQTLIRQTYDLAPRLEASDYALACEDLARRQKKRALVLLITYALDERHLETLGRYLRGIVSSHLFLLVLLKDLPLVEAAERMPRTDLEAYRAAAATEMLNAQERRIAALRASGIHVTEVVPGELTAVAINQYLDVKSRQLL, encoded by the coding sequence GTGATACCCCGGCCACGCCTCATCCTCGCCGTCGCCTTCGTCGGGGTGGTATTCGTCGCCGGCGTCTGGGTCGAGTGGCTTCTGACGGTGGGCCTTCTCGCCAACGGGCTCGTGGGCCTCGTCGCTCTCGTCGATTACGCCAGGACGAGGCGACCTCACCTCATCGCGATCGACCGCGATGTCTCGGAGGTCTTGAGCGTCGGAGCGCCGAACCGAGTCGTACTGAGGCTCACGAACCGATCGAGCTCGCCGCTCCTCGTGGAGCTGACCGACGAGCCTCCGTCACCCTGCCGCATGGAAGGCTTGCCAACGAAGGCCGAGCTTCCTCCCCGCCGCGAGGTCGAGGTGTCCTACCATCTCATCCCCGCTCGCCGAGGGCCGAATCGATTCGATTTCGTGCATTTCCGTTACCAGAGTCCCATCGGCCTCTGGACCCGAGTCGTGAAGCGGGCGCTCGTTGCCGAGGTTCGCATCTACCCCGATATCCGGACGGTTCGACGTTTCGATCTTCTCGCCCGCAGGAACCGGCTGGCGGAGATGGGACTAAAGGTCTGGCGCCTGCGCGGCCGAGAGGGCGAGTTCGAAAGGCTCCGGGAGTACCGGAGAGAAGACGAGATGCGTCAGATCGACTGGCGGGCGACGGCAAAGCACGGAAAGCTCATCAGCCGGGAATACACGACCGAGCGCAATCAGAACGTCGTTCTCCTGCTCGATTGTGGTCGGACGATGCTGAATGAGACCGAAGGCATTTCCCATCTCGACCGGGCGCTGAACGCCGCGATCATCCTGAGCTACATTGCTCTCGGCCAGGGCGACAACATCTCCCTCGTGGCCTTCTCCAATCGAATCGAGCGTCTCGTGGGACCGGTACGAGGCAAGGCCGCGGTCCAGACGCTCATCCGGCAGACCTACGACCTCGCTCCCCGGCTCGAAGCCTCGGATTACGCACTCGCGTGTGAGGATCTCGCCCGCCGCCAGAAGAAGCGCGCCCTCGTCCTGCTGATTACCTACGCGCTCGACGAGCGGCACCTCGAGACCCTGGGTCGATACCTGCGAGGCATCGTCTCCTCACACCTGTTTCTCCTGGTCCTGCTCAAAGATCTACCCCTGGTCGAGGCCGCCGAACGCATGCCCCGGACCGATCTCGAGGCCTATCGAGCGGCCGCGGCGACCGAGATGCTCAACGCCCAGGAACGCCGCATCGCGGCGCTCCGGGCGTCGGGGATTCACGTCACCGAGGTCGTACCCGGGGAGCTCACTGCCGTAGCGATCAACCAGTACCTCGACGTTAAATCGCGTCAGCTGTTATGA
- a CDS encoding MoxR family ATPase produces MEQPITAEMTLDRARGLFDATRDEVSKVIVGQERLIEGVLVALFSEGSVLLEGAPGLGKTLLVNVLAKCVSCHFRRIQFTPDLMPSDLTGHSVFDSREGAFHFKPGPVFTNLLLTDEINRSPPKTQSALLEVMQERQVTVDGKTYRLRRPFLVLATQNPLEHEGTYPLPEAQVDRFMFKLLVDYPSTEEECEILGHYANGRDPRDLSGFDVRRVMKAEDVTSIQQATRGVIVEPEIVRYITEIVASTRRWHSVQVGSSPRGSVNLLLASRVLAACRGRNFVVPDDVKELAPWVLRHRLILRSEAEIEGESADGVLSQILDSVAAPRS; encoded by the coding sequence ATGGAGCAACCCATCACGGCCGAGATGACGCTCGATCGAGCTCGCGGCCTCTTCGACGCGACTCGCGACGAAGTCAGCAAGGTGATCGTGGGACAGGAACGTCTCATCGAGGGCGTCCTCGTCGCGTTGTTCTCCGAGGGCAGCGTGCTGCTCGAAGGCGCTCCGGGATTGGGCAAGACGCTTCTCGTCAACGTGCTCGCAAAATGCGTCTCCTGCCATTTCCGCCGCATACAGTTCACTCCCGACTTGATGCCTTCGGATCTGACGGGACACAGCGTGTTCGATTCGAGGGAAGGAGCGTTTCACTTCAAGCCCGGTCCGGTCTTCACGAATCTTCTGCTGACCGACGAGATCAACCGATCGCCTCCCAAGACCCAGTCGGCGCTCCTCGAGGTCATGCAGGAACGGCAAGTCACCGTGGACGGGAAGACCTACCGATTGAGACGCCCGTTTCTCGTCCTGGCGACGCAGAATCCGCTCGAGCACGAGGGGACCTACCCGCTCCCCGAGGCTCAGGTCGACCGCTTCATGTTCAAGCTTCTGGTGGATTACCCGTCCACCGAGGAAGAATGCGAGATCCTGGGACACTATGCGAATGGCCGCGACCCGAGAGATTTGTCGGGATTCGACGTGCGGAGGGTCATGAAGGCGGAGGATGTCACATCGATTCAGCAGGCGACCCGGGGGGTCATCGTCGAGCCGGAGATCGTGCGTTACATCACCGAGATCGTGGCGAGCACTCGTCGCTGGCATTCGGTGCAGGTGGGCTCGAGCCCGCGCGGCAGCGTGAACCTCCTTCTAGCCTCCCGGGTGCTCGCCGCGTGCCGGGGGCGGAACTTCGTCGTACCCGACGACGTCAAGGAGTTGGCCCCCTGGGTCCTGAGGCATCGCTTGATTCTTCGTTCGGAAGCCGAGATTGAAGGTGAGAGCGCGGACGGCGTTCTCTCGCAGATCCTCGATTCCGTCGCTGCCCCCCGATCGTGA
- a CDS encoding DUF4350 domain-containing protein — protein sequence MRTDWLWGAPILAVLLAAASILPIPKRPEPGDSFGEEAGGKRAFFLLASELLPDVRRSSSSLVPQDEEADTLVLLGPARYPDRAQWQSLHDWVASGKALVFAARWQDPSVRLEPFGIDISPLVGGRAEAVVETELVPVDELEWRSLGQVRTSSESASVDLLYGGTTQIVRQPVGDGVIVVLASDFVFSNRSLTLGNNGLLAFRVLESVAPAGRIYFDEVLNEAGRPEVVGVLLEPPLRLLTLQVVIVVLLFGWMANRRFGPIKTEEVSARRSLVEHAEALGGLHFKAGTTAPLLASYLEFFRRELASTSSPEALDRATRAAKSQNLDRARVASFVQSLARLRSV from the coding sequence ATGCGGACCGATTGGCTCTGGGGCGCCCCGATACTCGCGGTCCTGCTCGCGGCGGCGAGCATCCTTCCCATTCCGAAGAGACCCGAGCCGGGCGATTCGTTCGGCGAAGAAGCGGGCGGCAAGCGGGCTTTCTTTCTGCTCGCCTCGGAACTACTGCCCGACGTTCGGCGCAGCTCGAGCTCGCTGGTACCCCAGGACGAGGAAGCGGATACGCTCGTGCTGCTCGGTCCCGCGCGCTATCCCGACCGAGCACAATGGCAGTCGCTCCACGATTGGGTCGCCTCCGGCAAAGCCCTCGTTTTCGCCGCGCGATGGCAGGACCCCAGCGTCCGTCTCGAGCCTTTCGGAATCGATATTTCCCCCTTGGTCGGAGGGCGCGCGGAAGCCGTCGTGGAGACCGAGCTCGTCCCGGTGGACGAGCTGGAATGGCGCTCGCTCGGCCAGGTGCGTACGTCGTCGGAGTCCGCCTCGGTCGACCTGCTGTACGGCGGGACGACACAGATCGTCAGACAGCCCGTTGGCGACGGGGTCATCGTCGTCCTGGCGAGCGACTTCGTCTTCTCCAACCGCTCCTTGACTCTGGGAAACAACGGCTTGCTGGCTTTTCGCGTGCTCGAGTCCGTAGCGCCGGCTGGCCGGATCTACTTCGACGAGGTATTGAACGAGGCGGGACGCCCCGAAGTGGTCGGGGTCCTGCTGGAACCGCCTCTGCGCCTTCTGACCCTGCAGGTGGTCATCGTAGTGCTCTTGTTCGGGTGGATGGCGAACCGGCGATTCGGGCCGATCAAGACCGAAGAGGTCTCCGCTCGGAGGAGCCTCGTCGAGCATGCCGAGGCTCTCGGCGGCCTGCACTTCAAAGCCGGAACGACCGCGCCTTTGCTCGCCTCTTACCTCGAGTTCTTCCGGCGCGAGCTCGCATCGACCTCTTCTCCCGAGGCCCTCGACCGGGCCACCCGGGCTGCCAAGAGCCAAAACCTCGACCGCGCGCGCGTGGCTTCTTTCGTGCAGAGCCTCGCCCGACTGCGTTCCGTTTAA
- a CDS encoding DUF4129 domain-containing protein: MSRSISDWKLGGSPEVRRPLDFVLLLCGLLAFDAATGAPQEEIGGSGYENRDGGTVENKVAEILSRPEFERLRDEPKPDRPLRERGWLARFIDWLEAWLSRENRSTSPAFALPGFEFLIYAAAALGVGLVLAMMVKAIASGSRSGKIEPSRPSPSSGVRSFVAPGEIAPEEYWRRAIAHGERGRYREAIREILFGAMSSIERRGLIRFRKGLTNRDYRLAVRGTSRESFALIATAFEIVAFGRREPTLESYRACCQEFEKSFRAEETG; encoded by the coding sequence ATGTCGAGATCGATTTCCGACTGGAAGCTCGGAGGATCGCCTGAGGTGCGCCGCCCACTCGACTTCGTTCTTTTGCTTTGCGGCCTGCTCGCCTTCGACGCGGCAACCGGAGCTCCTCAGGAAGAAATCGGCGGCTCCGGCTACGAGAACCGGGACGGGGGAACGGTCGAGAACAAGGTTGCCGAGATTCTCTCCCGCCCGGAATTCGAGAGACTCCGTGACGAGCCGAAGCCGGATCGGCCTCTCCGGGAACGTGGATGGCTCGCGCGTTTCATCGACTGGCTGGAAGCGTGGCTGAGTCGGGAGAACCGCAGCACGTCTCCGGCGTTCGCGCTCCCGGGATTCGAGTTTTTGATCTACGCAGCGGCGGCACTCGGAGTAGGACTCGTCCTGGCAATGATGGTGAAGGCCATCGCCTCGGGATCGCGTTCCGGCAAGATCGAGCCCTCACGACCATCGCCGTCGTCCGGCGTTCGCTCGTTTGTCGCACCCGGTGAGATCGCGCCGGAGGAGTACTGGCGGCGGGCGATAGCCCATGGAGAGCGGGGACGCTATCGCGAGGCGATTCGTGAGATCCTGTTCGGGGCGATGAGCTCGATCGAGAGGCGTGGACTGATCCGTTTCCGAAAAGGGCTCACGAACCGCGACTACCGTCTTGCCGTGAGAGGAACGTCGCGCGAATCCTTTGCCCTCATCGCCACCGCGTTCGAGATCGTCGCCTTCGGAAGGAGAGAGCCGACACTCGAGAGCTATCGCGCTTGTTGCCAGGAGTTCGAGAAGAGCTTTCGGGCGGAGGAAACGGGTTGA